The region ACagtaaagcccaaagaaagGAAGATGGCGTGGTGCGGCAGCTCTGTCTCAAAGAGCAACAACAGCACCTTCCCGTTCCCATTCCCACCCCATGGATTCGCCATACTGCcacaaaataaaagtagaagTAAACCATCCAACATCCCCTTCGCTGCAGCGCCAAAATTTTCGCTGCCCAAAAGGTGCCAAACGTGTGGAGGTAAAGGGGCTATCGATTGTCCCGGATGCAAGGTTACCCATCCCATCCTTCTCAATTCTCAATGCTCAATTCACTCCACATTTAACATCTTCTCCTCTTATAATACCTTCATGTGTTTGCTTTCAACTTAATTTCCTTCATGTGTTTGCTTTCAACTCAATTTCAGGGGACTGggagaaacaagaaaaacgGAAACATCTTCGAGCGTTGGAAGTCattcactcactcactcactcaatCTCTTACTTTTGTTCCAACTCAAACTAATTTAAACTCATCTATTCATATCCTTTCATTTTGCTTGTTTCAGATGTTTCGAGTGCCAAGGATTTGGATTAAAGAGCTGCCCTGACTGTGGAAAAGGAGGACTCACCCCCGAACAAAGGGGAGAAAGATAATGCACTCGCACCAGTTTATATTTATCTACTTCAACTTGTCTATTTTCTAATGTGATGCATTTGCATtgtatcatatatatatatggtttccaATTCTAAGACTTCACTACATTTTGTTCTAAAAAGtgataaaagtaaattatggTTCTTTGCAGGAAAAAAGTGGTTGtgatagaaaaagaaagaagaaaataaatatagctAAACTAGAGGCTGTCATATTCGAACTCCATCattcatttgttttgaaaatattagtCAGCTTGACCGATTCTCGTGGAGACTTATTTGGGAGCTATTTCTtggaaacataaaattaaggTGGGCGGATATTCCCGACTCTCGATCGCATCTCTGCCATTTTTCCGGagcaaacaaattaattaaactaaaatccTATCCTACGACGGTAGCTATGGATCCGTTTCGAGGACAAGGCGGCACTCAGATGCTATTAGTCGCGAACCAGATGCACAGCATGTCATATCCAGCGCTAGAAACAGTAAACCATTAATCCCTCCACTTCGGTTTGTTTCTGTTTCCATTCACTTCGAGTactatacacacacatatatatatatagtattcGTGGATGACTGAATAATTTGTGTGTCGCTGGAAAGAAAAGTACCACTCGatattcaatttgattttgaaagaaaagtaCCACTCGATTGAAAGTGTGTTGTACTTGTATGGTAGTTTGTATCTAATCAATAATATGGTTCCTTAAAGAGGAGGACATACACAATGCAGCCTATAGCAAAGAGAATGATAAGGATATCCAAGGTAAGAGCTGTGGTGGCCTGATCACTCAAGTCCATGTTCCTTCCAGCAAGGCGATCGACCATATCTGGAGTGGATTTCCAGCTTTGCAGCTCCTGCTCGTAAGGATCTTCCAACTTGATCCTCAGCTTATCAGCTTGGCGGCTTGCCTCTTCTTGAGCAAGCGTCCAGTCGTAGAACTTGCGGCTTTCTTCGTTGCTGAGGACCTCGTACActtgttttaatttcataaatttgtcGGACGCAGCTTTTAGAGGGAGAGAGGTGGTGTCGGGATGATATTCCTTTGACAATCTCCGATACGCACTTTTTATCTCTTCTAGGTCAGCCTCAGCACCGACTCCTAAGAACCTGCGCGCATATATACACAGAACAAACCATGATACCAAcatcaatcaaattcaaaacgaAATTAACGAAGCATATGCAGCCAGCTAGCCAAGCTCACGTACTGGTAGTGAGAGTCGGATGAGTTATTGAGCAAATCGGCCAAACTTGGACCCAACgcgttattattattattattattctgcTCCTTCTGGTCTCGCCGGGATTGGGAAGGCCTAGGGCCTCCAATCCAACCTTCTTCATCATTTTGCCAATGAATTCTTGTGTCGACGCCCGGTGGAGGCCTTTGGCGGTTGTTGGGAGGTTGGGATGCGTAGACCGGCCATGTACGGAATGTGCGAGCAGGCGAGTGGAAGGTTCTGTTCAAGAAGAGAGAATTGGGAATAGAAGGAGAGGCCATGGCCATGGAACGGAATGAAACGGAAGCAAGGTTAAGAAAGACTCAACTCAAAACCACTACCACTGGTTTTGTTTCTATGGATGAGATACTTACACCTGCTGCTGCCGTTGCCTTTGCCTTTGCCTTCGCCTTTTGTGGGGCCTTCAAGAACCCGTTGTCCACACTGGCCATTGATAgcgaaaattttgtttaattcgcaTAAAAAGAAGCCctacacttttaaaaataatcattttttgtCCTACAACTTTCATTATGTCTATATGAATCACggtactttttaaatataatcatTTTGTTCCTAAGACTTATTTCTTAAGTTTAGTCCTTGTACTTAATTTCAAGTTATACACTGCAAATATATGCTCacataataaaacaaagataagaattaaatggtcaatttttaaagttgaggaactaaaataaatatgtgaaGTTGATGccaaaataaaacatctaaAGAGAGATCTTTTGAAAGCTTAGAAATAAAAACggaacaaatttgaaatagtaagatggagaagaaaagcagatATCCAATCCACCACCCCACCTCTCCTCTTCTGTGATTATTGACATTATGACTCTACTGCCATATCTGGAAGAACGTTCTATGGTTACCCATTTCCTTCTAACAATCTTCCTTTCACAATATAGTAAAGAAACTTCAGAAGTTAGCTCTCCAAATCATGAGATAAGTCTGCCAATAGAATCATATCTGGCATAGCATGCAAGGGAGTTTTTAGTAAGAGCAACAGCTTCGAATATTTCAAACGAGTTAAATAGGAAGATGTTAGCTTTTACA is a window of Cucurbita pepo subsp. pepo cultivar mu-cu-16 unplaced genomic scaffold, ASM280686v2 Cp4.1_scaffold000754, whole genome shotgun sequence DNA encoding:
- the LOC111785800 gene encoding protein PHOTOSYSTEM I ASSEMBLY 2, chloroplastic-like, which produces MAWCGSSVSKSNNSTFPFPFPPHGFAILPQNKSRSKPSNIPFAAAPKFSLPKRCQTCGGKGAIDCPGCKGTGRNKKNGNIFERWKCFECQGFGLKSCPDCGKGGLTPEQRGER
- the LOC111785798 gene encoding NAD(P)H-quinone oxidoreductase subunit T, chloroplastic-like, producing the protein MAMASPSIPNSLFLNRTFHSPARTFRTWPVYASQPPNNRQRPPPGVDTRIHWQNDEEGWIGGPRPSQSRRDQKEQNNNNNNNALGPSLADLLNNSSDSHYQFLGVGAEADLEEIKSAYRRLSKEYHPDTTSLPLKAASDKFMKLKQVYEVLSNEESRKFYDWTLAQEEASRQADKLRIKLEDPYEQELQSWKSTPDMVDRLAGRNMDLSDQATTALTLDILIILFAIGCIVYVLLFKEPYY